One Flavobacteriales bacterium genomic window carries:
- a CDS encoding SDR family NAD(P)-dependent oxidoreductase yields MDLKDKVALVTGGSNGIGKQTALQLVNEGAKVYITGRNKERLEAAANEIGAIPILADSSIQDDVNRTFKQITEENSSFDILINNAGFGAGWAEIGELNMDDMLRVYQTNVFGAAMMGQAAANVFRKQRSGNIVNIGSTASLKGYAKGSIYASSKFALRGLSQCWQADLRPFNVRVMHMNPSEVTTAFGNPSGENRAEVSNKLRPKEIADVIISQLKMDDRGFVPEVTVWATNPW; encoded by the coding sequence ATGGATCTAAAAGATAAAGTAGCGCTGGTGACGGGCGGGAGCAACGGCATTGGCAAACAGACCGCGCTTCAACTGGTGAACGAAGGCGCTAAGGTGTACATCACTGGAAGAAACAAGGAACGACTGGAAGCAGCGGCCAACGAGATCGGTGCCATTCCCATTTTGGCAGATTCCTCCATTCAGGATGACGTGAATCGGACGTTTAAACAGATCACAGAAGAGAACTCATCGTTTGACATTCTGATCAACAACGCAGGTTTCGGTGCTGGTTGGGCAGAGATCGGAGAACTGAACATGGATGACATGCTCCGCGTGTATCAGACCAATGTTTTCGGTGCGGCCATGATGGGTCAGGCCGCGGCCAACGTTTTCAGGAAACAGAGGTCTGGGAATATTGTGAACATCGGTTCCACCGCCTCGCTGAAAGGTTATGCCAAAGGCAGCATCTATGCATCATCCAAATTTGCGCTGCGCGGATTGAGCCAATGCTGGCAGGCCGATCTTCGTCCGTTCAATGTGCGCGTCATGCACATGAATCCATCGGAGGTGACCACCGCGTTTGGCAATCCGAGCGGAGAAAACAGGGCGGAGGTTTCCAACAAACTGAGACCGAAAGAAATTGCGGATGTCATCATCTCTCAACTGAAAATGGACGACCGTGGATTTGTGCCCGAGGTCACGGTTTGGGCAACAAATCCTTGGTGA
- a CDS encoding T9SS type A sorting domain-containing protein: MIRKFTLLLSFPFLMFSIALGQPSTVTVGNTTLDVRVVIQGNNESNGIDIPWEIQWGPDDHIWMTERYGRVSRLDPTTGDRTTILDLTNTVYDNTESGLLGLALHPDFENTPQVFLAYTYYSGGIKERVVRYDYNTSSGMLENPLTLVDAINGNTTHVGCRLMILPDNTLLATTGDYQNQSSPQNENSVNGKILRMNLDGSIPADNPFGPNSYLYNIGHRNAQGMVLAPNGNLYSSEHGPTTNDELNIIVAGGNYGWPDVEGFCNLSGELSACASMTDYQDPIAIWYENSTIAPSDLIWYDHPAIPEWQGKLLMTVLKAEHLKVIEVDNVDGTTVVGQEILFNDDHAANPGSSFSNGLFDRLRDICMAPDGRVFLATNGPSWGTSLTWQNSIIELKNSAYTPTSVAEPMAVVHTQVYPNPSNGSVNLVFDNGLIGSAFTIADQLGRMVYSGVVKTRRTELDLSALAPGLYVLRAANQGHVSNQQIMINE; the protein is encoded by the coding sequence ATGATTCGAAAATTTACGCTTCTACTTTCTTTCCCCTTTCTCATGTTTTCGATCGCTCTTGGTCAGCCAAGTACGGTTACGGTCGGCAACACCACGCTTGATGTACGCGTGGTGATCCAAGGAAACAACGAGAGCAATGGCATCGACATTCCGTGGGAGATCCAATGGGGGCCGGATGATCATATTTGGATGACGGAGCGCTATGGCCGCGTGAGCCGATTGGATCCAACCACCGGTGACAGAACCACGATCCTTGACCTTACCAATACGGTTTACGACAACACGGAATCGGGGCTTTTGGGCTTGGCACTTCATCCCGATTTTGAGAACACGCCACAGGTTTTTCTCGCGTACACCTACTATAGTGGAGGCATCAAAGAACGGGTTGTGCGGTACGATTACAACACCAGCTCGGGGATGCTTGAAAATCCGTTGACGCTGGTTGATGCGATCAACGGGAACACAACGCACGTGGGTTGCAGGCTGATGATTCTGCCAGACAATACGCTGCTTGCCACCACGGGCGATTACCAGAACCAGTCATCTCCGCAGAATGAGAATTCTGTGAACGGCAAGATCCTGAGAATGAATTTGGATGGCAGCATACCGGCTGATAATCCCTTCGGCCCGAACAGTTACCTCTACAACATTGGCCACAGAAACGCACAAGGAATGGTGCTTGCGCCCAACGGCAATCTCTACAGTTCGGAACACGGCCCCACCACCAATGATGAGCTGAACATTATTGTGGCAGGAGGAAATTACGGCTGGCCGGATGTGGAAGGTTTCTGCAACCTGAGCGGGGAACTTTCGGCATGCGCCTCCATGACCGATTATCAGGATCCGATCGCCATCTGGTACGAGAATTCGACCATTGCGCCATCCGATCTTATCTGGTACGATCATCCTGCCATTCCAGAATGGCAAGGAAAATTATTGATGACGGTGCTCAAGGCAGAACACTTGAAGGTGATAGAGGTGGACAACGTGGATGGAACTACGGTCGTTGGACAGGAAATTCTGTTCAATGACGACCATGCGGCCAATCCGGGCTCATCTTTCAGCAACGGTCTTTTCGATCGCTTACGCGACATCTGCATGGCACCGGATGGTCGCGTATTTCTGGCTACCAACGGACCGTCTTGGGGAACAAGCCTCACGTGGCAGAATTCCATTATCGAATTGAAAAATTCGGCTTACACACCAACATCTGTGGCAGAGCCGATGGCTGTGGTACACACACAGGTTTACCCCAATCCGAGCAATGGATCTGTCAATCTGGTTTTCGACAATGGCCTGATCGGATCTGCGTTTACCATTGCGGATCAATTGGGCCGAATGGTTTATTCTGGCGTGGTTAAGACAAGGAGAACAGAACTCGACCTTTCGGCCTTGGCACCGGGTTTGTATGTGCTGCGCGCGGCCAACCAAGGCCATGTATCCAACCAACAAATAATGATCAACGAATGA
- a CDS encoding SpoIIE family protein phosphatase, which yields MIRKPSVRIFLIVYGGLAVLSVYLIGSNYLRQLHQAEQSTLSKLYGIASTLSQQVDRQALSELYQQFPLDGDTNGISQSPVWQMYCDLFRDAVEINQLKTPIYTLSYDSVRDVFFGGVASNGAETYGWQYKSPPQKLREMYLEGGTIPPFRDEHGTWLSAVYPLKDMQGNVFAVIEADYPFDSFKMEARSEAIRNVLVSLLVMLVVGAITYPVLRQVLSSEERSKLALAEAKDNLQEKNDEVMSSLEYARTIQETMLPTQAEMSAFFSHCFVFNRPRDIVSGDFYWFHQLDENRALIAVADCTGHGVPGALMSIMGHSYLNEIVVEQKTDSPAEILERLDQKIHETFTDQGSDPTKGTDGMDLGICLIDRSSEKIIFSGARRPLTIVCSSENEHVSGAKRGIGEHFLAEQVPFVNTTLKLRTDCTYYLYSDGLQDQFGGTESKKLLRKRLTNWLAEMTNLSAELHLETVQIRFAEWRGNNPQVDDICLIGFRV from the coding sequence GTGATACGTAAACCCAGCGTTCGGATTTTCCTCATCGTTTATGGAGGACTGGCAGTCCTTTCCGTCTACTTGATCGGAAGCAACTATCTGCGGCAGCTCCACCAAGCGGAGCAGAGTACGCTTTCCAAACTTTATGGGATCGCTTCCACACTTTCGCAACAGGTGGATCGGCAGGCACTTTCCGAGCTTTACCAACAGTTTCCGTTGGATGGAGACACAAATGGAATTTCCCAAAGTCCTGTGTGGCAGATGTACTGCGATCTCTTTCGTGATGCTGTGGAAATCAATCAACTGAAAACACCCATCTACACGCTCAGTTACGATTCTGTGCGGGATGTGTTCTTTGGTGGTGTGGCCAGCAACGGTGCAGAAACATACGGGTGGCAGTACAAAAGCCCGCCACAGAAGCTGCGCGAAATGTACTTGGAAGGTGGAACCATTCCTCCCTTTAGGGATGAACATGGAACCTGGCTTTCTGCCGTGTACCCGTTGAAGGACATGCAGGGAAATGTATTTGCCGTGATCGAGGCCGATTATCCGTTCGATTCATTCAAAATGGAAGCGCGAAGCGAAGCCATCCGAAACGTGCTTGTTTCCTTGCTGGTGATGCTTGTGGTAGGAGCGATCACTTACCCCGTTCTTAGACAGGTATTGAGTTCGGAGGAACGTTCAAAACTTGCTTTGGCCGAAGCTAAGGATAACCTACAGGAAAAGAATGATGAGGTGATGAGCAGCTTGGAATACGCGCGCACCATCCAAGAGACCATGCTTCCCACGCAAGCGGAAATGAGCGCATTCTTCAGCCATTGTTTCGTGTTCAATCGGCCTCGAGATATTGTGAGTGGCGATTTCTACTGGTTTCACCAGTTGGATGAAAACCGTGCTTTGATAGCCGTGGCCGATTGTACGGGTCATGGCGTTCCAGGGGCGCTCATGTCCATTATGGGTCACAGTTATTTGAATGAGATCGTGGTGGAACAGAAGACCGATTCTCCTGCCGAGATTCTGGAACGTTTGGATCAGAAGATCCACGAAACCTTCACCGACCAGGGTTCAGACCCGACCAAGGGAACGGATGGAATGGACCTTGGAATCTGTTTGATCGACCGTTCATCTGAGAAGATCATTTTTTCTGGAGCAAGACGACCGCTCACCATCGTTTGTTCATCCGAAAATGAACACGTAAGTGGTGCAAAGCGCGGCATTGGCGAACACTTTCTTGCGGAGCAAGTGCCTTTTGTAAACACCACATTGAAACTGAGGACCGACTGTACCTACTATCTTTATTCTGACGGCCTTCAGGATCAGTTCGGAGGAACGGAGTCGAAAAAACTGCTTCGCAAGCGGTTGACCAATTGGCTTGCAGAGATGACCAATCTCTCTGCCGAACTTCATCTCGAAACCGTACAGATCCGTTTTGCCGAGTGGCGTGGAAACAATCCTCAGGTGGATGATATCTGCCTGATCGGGTTCAGAGTTTGA
- a CDS encoding M1 family peptidase — translation MRIPVQKHTWIIAVLGISMGFSACKTQEKAAVSEPEEVVVEEVAEEPVEIETREYRAANTMAFDLIHTTLDVRFDWAKQQLSGKAEIILKPYFYATDKLTLDAKGFDLRSVSLKKGGNLSALKYTYDKEKIYITLDREYTNKDTLTVWVDYIAKPEELEAQGSAAITDAKGLYFINPKGEDKNKPKQIWTQGETESSSCWFPTIDSPNQNMTQDIKMTVDSRYVTLSNGLLVSSKQNGDGTRTDHWKQTLPHAPYLVMMAVGEFAVVKDKWNGIDVDYFVEPAYEPYAKAIFGETPNMLQFYSDVLDYPYAWEKYDQIVVRDYVSGAMENTSATLHGEFLNKTDREMIDGDNEEIIAHELFHHWFGDLVTCESWSNLPLNESFATYGEYMWLEHRHGRAEADKHGYEQLRQYIASLAQTGPKDMIRFYYDDKEDMFDAHSYAKGGRILHMLRKTLGDEAFYKGLNVYLTENKFHSVEMHQLRLAMEKVTGMDLNWFFNQWFFDKGHPSLTITHDYNAEAKKYYVTIEQTQDLKEFPLYRIPMDVDVYFGGAVDRHRIDLTEQKQTFEFDVLGEPQLVNVDAEKMLLGTKDETLTEDQYIYMLKEAPLYLDKAEALAGLKFSKNPDAVEAILGTLDDEFWGTRRSALKALKNLSVADTSALKNKLIWLAQKDTKSLVRADAIAFLAEKFAADPNVQAVIEGCMKDQSYAVLGATLNAISDFDSDKAMSIAKAAVADASGSMISSIASLYAQNGSPEQLDFFLNGYKKLSDPNGKYVFIQIFGKYLMKQDVATQTKGMDLLTDMALNAGEWWMRISAIQVLAGIQKVSESQESDDAKALVSRIKGVLDEVRAKETNEMIRGMLGE, via the coding sequence ATGAGAATTCCCGTTCAGAAACATACTTGGATCATTGCCGTGCTGGGCATCAGCATGGGTTTCAGCGCGTGTAAAACGCAAGAGAAAGCTGCCGTATCCGAACCAGAAGAAGTTGTAGTTGAAGAGGTTGCGGAAGAGCCTGTAGAAATCGAAACCCGCGAATACCGCGCGGCCAACACGATGGCTTTCGACCTGATACACACCACGTTGGATGTCCGTTTCGATTGGGCCAAGCAACAATTGTCGGGCAAGGCAGAAATCATTTTGAAGCCTTACTTCTATGCCACAGACAAGCTGACGCTGGATGCGAAAGGTTTCGACCTGCGCTCGGTGAGCTTGAAGAAAGGCGGCAACCTGAGTGCGCTGAAATACACCTACGACAAAGAGAAGATCTACATTACGCTGGATCGCGAATACACAAACAAGGACACCTTGACAGTTTGGGTCGATTACATCGCGAAGCCAGAAGAACTGGAAGCCCAAGGCAGCGCAGCCATTACCGATGCCAAAGGGCTGTACTTCATCAACCCGAAGGGTGAAGACAAGAACAAACCGAAGCAGATCTGGACGCAGGGTGAAACGGAATCGTCTTCCTGCTGGTTTCCGACCATCGATTCTCCCAACCAGAACATGACGCAGGACATCAAAATGACCGTTGACAGCCGTTATGTGACGCTGTCGAATGGTCTGCTTGTGAGTTCAAAGCAGAACGGAGACGGAACCCGAACGGACCATTGGAAACAGACGTTGCCACACGCGCCTTATTTGGTGATGATGGCCGTTGGCGAATTTGCCGTGGTGAAGGACAAATGGAACGGAATTGATGTGGATTACTTCGTAGAGCCTGCTTACGAGCCGTATGCAAAAGCCATTTTCGGGGAAACTCCGAACATGCTTCAATTCTATTCGGATGTGCTCGATTATCCGTATGCGTGGGAAAAGTACGATCAGATCGTGGTGCGCGATTACGTTTCGGGCGCGATGGAAAACACCTCGGCCACGCTGCACGGTGAATTTCTGAATAAGACTGACCGCGAGATGATCGATGGCGACAATGAGGAGATCATTGCCCACGAATTGTTCCATCATTGGTTCGGTGACCTTGTGACATGCGAGAGCTGGAGCAATCTGCCGCTCAACGAATCATTTGCCACGTACGGAGAATACATGTGGTTGGAGCATCGCCACGGGCGTGCCGAGGCCGACAAGCACGGCTATGAGCAATTGCGTCAGTACATCGCATCGTTGGCGCAAACGGGGCCGAAGGACATGATCCGTTTCTATTATGATGACAAAGAAGATATGTTCGATGCGCATTCGTACGCGAAGGGCGGACGCATTCTGCACATGCTGCGCAAGACGCTCGGTGATGAGGCTTTCTACAAGGGCTTGAATGTTTATCTGACCGAGAACAAATTCCATTCGGTGGAAATGCACCAGCTGCGTTTGGCCATGGAAAAGGTGACGGGAATGGACCTGAACTGGTTCTTCAACCAATGGTTCTTCGACAAAGGTCATCCGAGCCTGACCATTACACACGATTACAACGCAGAGGCCAAGAAGTACTACGTGACCATTGAGCAGACACAGGATCTGAAGGAATTTCCGTTGTACCGAATTCCGATGGACGTGGATGTGTATTTCGGTGGCGCGGTAGACCGTCATCGCATCGATCTGACAGAGCAGAAGCAGACATTTGAGTTCGATGTGTTGGGCGAACCGCAACTGGTGAATGTGGATGCGGAGAAGATGCTGCTCGGAACAAAAGACGAAACCCTGACGGAAGATCAGTACATCTATATGCTGAAAGAAGCTCCGCTCTACTTGGACAAGGCCGAAGCGTTGGCGGGACTGAAATTCAGTAAAAACCCAGATGCCGTTGAAGCCATTCTCGGAACGTTGGATGATGAATTCTGGGGAACTCGCAGATCTGCCCTGAAGGCGTTGAAGAACCTTTCTGTGGCTGATACATCTGCCTTGAAGAACAAATTGATCTGGCTGGCGCAGAAAGACACGAAATCGCTTGTGCGTGCTGATGCGATCGCATTTCTCGCGGAGAAATTCGCTGCTGACCCGAACGTACAGGCGGTCATTGAAGGTTGCATGAAAGACCAATCGTATGCGGTGCTTGGCGCTACGCTGAATGCCATTTCGGATTTCGACTCAGACAAGGCAATGAGCATTGCGAAAGCTGCCGTGGCCGATGCAAGCGGTTCCATGATCTCATCCATTGCCTCGCTTTATGCACAGAACGGTTCTCCCGAACAGCTTGATTTCTTCTTGAACGGCTACAAAAAACTCAGCGACCCGAACGGGAAATACGTGTTCATCCAGATCTTCGGAAAATACCTGATGAAGCAGGACGTGGCGACACAGACCAAAGGCATGGACCTGCTGACCGACATGGCCCTGAACGCGGGTGAATGGTGGATGCGCATTTCTGCCATTCAGGTGTTGGCTGGAATTCAAAAAGTCTCTGAATCGCAGGAATCTGACGATGCGAAGGCGCTTGTGTCAAGGATCAAAGGTGTGCTTGACGAAGTGCGCGCCAAAGAGACCAACGAGATGATCCGTGGCATGCTGGGCGAATAA
- a CDS encoding acetyl-CoA carboxylase biotin carboxyl carrier protein subunit: MSKRVKVSDSEFLVEFEDEKKASGQLNGKPFGWDVSRISENVYHVIKDHRSYNVELLGKADGKQRIKVNGNLYEAETIDKFDALLKSLGMEKGGAGKVNELKAPMPGLVLQIDVKPGDALKKGDRVLVLEAMKMENVIKAPADVTVASVEVEKGKTVDKNQVMVRFA, translated from the coding sequence ATGAGTAAGCGTGTAAAGGTTTCGGATTCAGAGTTTTTGGTTGAGTTTGAGGATGAAAAAAAGGCATCTGGTCAATTGAACGGAAAGCCTTTCGGTTGGGACGTGAGCCGAATTTCGGAGAACGTTTATCACGTCATCAAAGACCATCGTTCGTACAATGTAGAGCTTTTGGGCAAGGCCGATGGCAAGCAGCGCATCAAAGTGAACGGCAACTTGTACGAGGCGGAGACCATCGATAAATTCGATGCGCTTCTGAAGAGTTTGGGAATGGAAAAAGGCGGTGCAGGGAAAGTGAATGAACTGAAAGCACCGATGCCAGGCCTTGTTCTTCAAATAGATGTAAAACCAGGCGATGCGCTCAAAAAAGGCGACCGCGTGTTGGTGCTTGAGGCCATGAAAATGGAAAACGTCATCAAAGCACCGGCCGATGTTACAGTAGCTTCAGTAGAAGTGGAAAAAGGAAAAACGGTGGATAAGAACCAGGTGATGGTTCGGTTCGCTTAG
- a CDS encoding sugar kinase: protein MSLLTVGTVAFDAIETPFGKTDKIVGGAATYISLAASYFTKPINMVSVVGDDFPEEALENLRKHGANTDGIQIKQGEKTFFWSGKYHNDMNTRDTLATELNVLADFEPVVLDSYKNCEFLMLGNLTPAVQMSVINQLPNRPKLVVLDTMNFWMDIALDELKQVLKKIDVLTINDEEARQLSGEYSLVKAAQIILEMGPQYLVIKKGEHGALLFNKDSVFFAPALPLEEVFDPTGAGDSFAGGFIGYLASTRDISFDNMKRAIIFGSAMASFCVEKFGTERLIGLTQDEIDDRVQDFIDLVQFDISLVND, encoded by the coding sequence ATGAGCCTACTTACCGTTGGAACCGTTGCCTTTGACGCCATAGAAACCCCATTTGGGAAAACTGATAAAATTGTTGGAGGTGCTGCCACGTATATTTCGTTGGCCGCATCTTATTTCACCAAACCAATCAACATGGTTTCTGTGGTTGGGGATGATTTCCCGGAAGAGGCATTGGAAAACCTCCGCAAGCATGGCGCAAACACGGATGGCATTCAGATAAAACAAGGCGAGAAGACGTTTTTCTGGAGCGGCAAGTATCACAACGATATGAATACACGCGACACGCTGGCAACTGAGCTGAACGTTCTGGCCGATTTCGAACCTGTTGTGCTCGATTCGTACAAGAACTGTGAGTTTCTCATGCTGGGAAACTTGACTCCTGCCGTGCAGATGTCAGTGATCAACCAACTGCCGAACCGCCCAAAATTGGTGGTGTTGGATACCATGAACTTTTGGATGGACATCGCTTTGGATGAACTGAAACAAGTGCTGAAGAAGATCGATGTGCTGACCATCAATGATGAGGAAGCACGTCAACTTTCTGGTGAATATTCGTTGGTGAAGGCCGCACAGATCATCTTGGAAATGGGACCTCAATACTTGGTCATTAAGAAAGGAGAGCATGGCGCGTTGCTCTTCAATAAGGATTCGGTGTTCTTTGCTCCTGCCCTTCCGTTGGAGGAAGTTTTTGACCCAACGGGTGCTGGCGACAGCTTTGCAGGTGGATTTATCGGCTACTTGGCCAGCACACGCGATATTTCGTTCGATAATATGAAGCGCGCCATCATCTTCGGCTCGGCCATGGCTTCATTCTGCGTGGAGAAGTTCGGAACGGAGCGATTGATCGGACTTACGCAAGATGAGATCGATGACCGTGTTCAGGATTTTATCGACCTCGTGCAGTTCGATATTTCGTTGGTTAACGACTAA
- a CDS encoding YdcF family protein, giving the protein MKKILLALLLLNLSPELATAGFESEPDTKYDAIIVPGYPYHPNGKMNPIYKVRLYWAYHLYQTGKTEKIIVSGGAVHTPYIEAKIYALYLIELGIKPEDIIIEERAEHSLENVFYSLEIAKEHGFERVAVVSDKAHSIMIQYLAKKFDHEICADFIPARWRFVLTRYWNKFNLKIDHQKAFQPGFVHISMKKTETQRKMGTSGHLWKPSSEIKWSYASNLVN; this is encoded by the coding sequence ATGAAAAAAATCTTGCTCGCTCTATTGCTCCTGAACCTATCACCTGAACTCGCTACCGCTGGATTTGAGAGTGAACCAGACACAAAGTATGATGCCATCATTGTGCCTGGTTATCCATACCACCCGAATGGAAAAATGAACCCTATCTACAAGGTGCGACTTTACTGGGCGTACCACCTATACCAGACGGGTAAAACCGAAAAGATCATCGTATCTGGCGGAGCTGTACATACTCCCTACATTGAGGCCAAGATCTATGCGCTGTACCTGATCGAGCTGGGAATAAAACCTGAGGACATCATTATTGAAGAGCGGGCAGAACACAGTTTGGAGAACGTTTTCTATTCCCTTGAAATAGCGAAAGAGCATGGATTCGAACGGGTTGCTGTCGTTTCAGACAAGGCGCACAGCATCATGATCCAGTATCTGGCGAAAAAATTCGACCATGAGATCTGCGCGGATTTCATTCCTGCCAGATGGCGATTTGTGCTTACCCGTTACTGGAATAAATTCAACCTGAAGATTGACCACCAAAAGGCGTTTCAACCAGGATTTGTCCACATCTCCATGAAGAAAACGGAAACCCAGCGCAAAATGGGCACCAGCGGCCACCTCTGGAAACCTTCGTCTGAGATAAAATGGTCTTACGCAAGCAACCTCGTCAATTGA
- a CDS encoding TetR family transcriptional regulator, protein MQTHIRIRVNDGVHVKDPESSELGRSIVEGGIDLIDDIGFEAFTFRKLAKHIGTTEASVYRYFESKHRLLLYLTCWYWRWLDYRLMLATANIGSAEERLQRAVKLLVQQVEEDSEFSHINEVKLNRIIISESSKAYLNRHVDKQNQEGFFVDYKELVQRVSGIISEINPSYKYPHMLVSTLIEGAHLQRYFADHLPMLTNVLDGEDSVTQFCLQTILKAIR, encoded by the coding sequence ATGCAGACACATATTAGAATTAGGGTGAACGATGGTGTTCATGTGAAGGATCCCGAAAGCAGCGAGCTGGGTCGAAGTATTGTGGAAGGCGGCATCGATCTTATCGATGATATTGGTTTTGAGGCATTCACCTTCCGTAAACTGGCCAAGCATATTGGAACCACGGAGGCTTCCGTGTATCGCTACTTTGAGAGCAAGCACCGACTGCTGCTCTATCTTACCTGCTGGTATTGGCGCTGGCTCGATTATCGGTTGATGCTCGCAACAGCCAATATCGGTTCTGCGGAAGAGCGTTTGCAACGTGCGGTGAAGTTGTTGGTTCAGCAGGTGGAGGAGGACAGCGAGTTCTCTCATATCAACGAGGTGAAACTCAACCGTATCATTATTTCCGAATCATCGAAAGCCTACCTGAACCGTCACGTTGACAAGCAGAACCAGGAGGGCTTTTTTGTGGATTACAAGGAGCTTGTGCAGCGCGTAAGCGGCATTATTTCGGAGATAAATCCATCTTACAAATACCCGCACATGCTGGTTTCTACGCTTATAGAGGGGGCTCATCTTCAGCGATATTTTGCCGACCATCTTCCAATGCTAACCAATGTGTTGGATGGCGAGGATTCGGTGACGCAATTCTGCTTACAGACCATCTTGAAAGCCATAAGATAA
- a CDS encoding ATP-binding cassette domain-containing protein: MTPMQRFWRLLRPERKEIRNVYVYAVFNGFINLSLPLGIQAIINLIQGGRVSTAWIVLVSVVVAGVAATGVLQIAQLRISENLQQRIFTRSAFEFAFRIPRVKMEAIYRHYAPELMNRFFDTLTVQKGLSKILIDFSSAVLQVVFGLILLSLYHPFFIIFSLILILLVFAIFRLTGKPGLETSLQESKYKYKVAHWLEELARTGTTFKLAGRTDLPLSRTDKELGNYLEAREGHFRVLVQQYSLMVVFKALVAAGLLAMGGILVMQQLMNIGQFVAAEIIILLVMGSVEKLVMSMETIYDVLTALEKMGQVTDLEIEEEEGEKTICRPEDLGMTISLRNVHFRYPDGDRDILCGITDEIRDTESVVISGPNGSGKSTLLQIIAGLYDPTQGLVTYNGLPKGNLNLPSLRSHIGDCLTHEQLFDGTILENITMGRERATFENVKWAVRHLKLDDFISTLPNGFDTHIEPQGKRLPKSVTQKLLLARSVADRPKLLLLEDALEYLDPPDRKEITDFLLNKENEWTVVAVSSDPYFSSKADRTILLQDGCFKNPSEPA, translated from the coding sequence ATTACACCGATGCAGCGTTTTTGGCGATTACTGAGGCCAGAGCGCAAGGAGATACGCAACGTTTACGTCTATGCGGTCTTCAATGGTTTTATCAACCTTTCGCTACCGCTGGGTATTCAGGCGATCATCAATCTGATTCAAGGAGGAAGGGTAAGTACCGCTTGGATAGTACTCGTATCTGTAGTGGTGGCGGGCGTGGCGGCCACGGGCGTTTTGCAAATCGCGCAGCTGCGCATCAGCGAAAACCTGCAGCAACGGATCTTTACCCGATCGGCATTTGAGTTCGCTTTCCGCATTCCGAGGGTGAAAATGGAGGCCATCTACAGGCATTATGCTCCAGAGCTGATGAACAGGTTCTTCGACACGCTAACGGTGCAGAAAGGGCTCAGCAAGATCCTTATCGACTTTTCATCGGCCGTGCTGCAGGTGGTTTTCGGGTTGATCCTGCTCTCGCTCTACCATCCGTTCTTCATCATTTTCAGTTTGATCCTGATTCTTCTGGTCTTTGCCATTTTCAGACTTACTGGGAAACCAGGTCTTGAAACCAGTCTGCAGGAATCGAAATACAAGTACAAAGTGGCGCATTGGCTGGAGGAACTGGCACGCACGGGCACCACCTTCAAACTGGCGGGCAGAACGGATCTTCCGCTGTCCAGAACCGACAAGGAGCTTGGCAATTATCTCGAGGCCAGAGAAGGACATTTCAGGGTGCTTGTTCAGCAATACTCGTTGATGGTGGTGTTCAAAGCGCTGGTGGCAGCAGGACTGCTTGCCATGGGCGGAATTCTGGTGATGCAGCAGCTTATGAACATCGGCCAATTTGTGGCGGCAGAGATCATTATTCTGTTGGTGATGGGCTCAGTAGAAAAACTGGTGATGAGCATGGAGACGATCTATGACGTGCTCACGGCCTTGGAGAAAATGGGACAGGTGACCGACCTTGAGATCGAGGAGGAAGAAGGCGAAAAGACGATCTGCCGACCAGAGGATCTTGGAATGACCATTTCGCTGCGCAACGTTCATTTCCGCTATCCAGACGGAGATAGAGACATATTGTGCGGGATCACAGACGAGATCCGCGATACAGAAAGCGTGGTGATCAGCGGGCCGAACGGCTCAGGAAAAAGTACGCTTCTCCAGATCATTGCGGGGCTTTACGACCCAACGCAGGGGCTTGTAACCTACAACGGGTTGCCGAAAGGCAACTTGAATCTGCCCAGCCTGCGCTCGCACATTGGCGATTGCCTGACGCATGAACAGCTCTTTGACGGAACCATTTTGGAGAACATTACCATGGGGCGTGAACGCGCCACGTTTGAGAACGTGAAGTGGGCGGTCCGTCATCTCAAACTCGATGACTTCATCAGCACATTGCCTAATGGTTTCGATACGCATATCGAGCCACAGGGCAAGCGACTTCCTAAAAGCGTTACACAAAAATTATTGCTTGCACGTAGTGTTGCTGATAGACCCAAACTGCTGCTGCTCGAAGACGCATTGGAATACTTGGATCCGCCAGACCGTAAAGAGATAACGGATTTCCTGTTGAACAAGGAGAATGAATGGACCGTGGTGGCCGTTTCTTCCGATCCCTATTTCAGCTCCAAGGCAGATAGAACCATTCTGCTGCAGGACGGCTGCTTCAAAAACCCATCAGAACCCGCTTAA